In the genome of Hymenobacter taeanensis, one region contains:
- a CDS encoding acyl-CoA dehydrogenase family protein, giving the protein MEVTNKLVKGGEFIIKETDAQDVFTPADFSEEQNMMHQTALDFVEKEVQPLLERLDNHEEGLMRGLMEKAGQLGLFGVSIPEQYGGLDMDFTTSLRVTEGVGGGHSFPVAFAAHTGIAMLPILYFGNEEQKAKYLPGLTSGELMGAYCLTEPGSGSDALGAKTKAIPTEDGEFYVLNGQKMWITNGGFADVFIVFAQVDGDKFTGFIVERNTPGLSLGNEEHKMGIKGSSTRQVFLSDVKVPKSAVLGEIGKGHLIAFNILNIGRIKLAAACLGATKMASTLSIKYANERVQFKLPIAKFGAIKHKLAQQAVRIYAVESAIYRAGMDIARMEQELLAKGQSHNEALLGAAREFAVECAILKVEGSEVLDYVVDEGVQVYGGYGFSADYPMDRAYRDSRINRIFEGTNEINRMLAVDMILKKAMKGELDLMGPAQAVQQELMAIPDFNLEEETGLFATEKKTIQKLKKAILMVAGTAVQKYMNSLAKEQEVLMNIADMAIKVYTAESTLLRVEKEAGVQGEEAVSTQIDIARVYLYDTVDQVNKFGKDAIATMTEGDEQRLLAMGLKRFTKADLYNAKEARRRIADHLIAANEYTY; this is encoded by the coding sequence ATGGAAGTAACCAACAAGCTTGTGAAAGGCGGCGAGTTCATCATCAAAGAAACCGACGCTCAGGACGTATTTACTCCCGCCGATTTTTCGGAGGAGCAGAACATGATGCACCAGACGGCTCTGGACTTCGTGGAGAAAGAAGTGCAGCCCCTGCTGGAGCGCCTCGATAACCACGAAGAAGGCCTGATGCGCGGCCTGATGGAGAAAGCTGGCCAGCTAGGCCTGTTCGGGGTAAGCATCCCGGAGCAGTACGGCGGACTGGATATGGATTTCACTACCTCCCTGCGCGTGACCGAAGGCGTGGGTGGTGGCCACTCGTTCCCGGTTGCTTTCGCGGCCCACACGGGTATTGCCATGCTGCCTATTCTGTACTTCGGCAACGAGGAGCAGAAAGCCAAGTACCTGCCCGGCCTGACCAGCGGTGAGCTGATGGGTGCTTACTGCCTCACGGAGCCCGGCTCGGGCTCTGATGCGCTGGGTGCTAAAACCAAAGCTATTCCGACCGAAGACGGCGAGTTTTACGTACTGAACGGGCAGAAAATGTGGATTACGAACGGCGGTTTCGCCGACGTATTCATTGTGTTTGCGCAAGTAGACGGCGACAAATTCACGGGCTTCATTGTGGAGCGCAACACGCCCGGCCTGAGCCTCGGCAACGAGGAGCACAAGATGGGCATCAAAGGCTCGTCTACCCGTCAGGTGTTCCTGTCAGACGTGAAGGTGCCAAAATCAGCGGTGTTGGGTGAGATTGGCAAAGGCCACCTCATTGCGTTCAACATCCTGAACATCGGCCGCATTAAGCTGGCTGCTGCTTGCCTGGGTGCTACCAAAATGGCGTCTACGCTGAGCATTAAGTATGCTAACGAGCGAGTGCAGTTCAAGCTGCCCATCGCCAAGTTTGGCGCTATCAAGCACAAGCTGGCCCAGCAGGCCGTACGTATCTACGCCGTAGAATCGGCTATTTACCGCGCCGGTATGGACATTGCCCGCATGGAGCAGGAACTGCTGGCGAAAGGCCAGAGCCACAACGAGGCCCTACTGGGTGCCGCCCGCGAGTTTGCCGTGGAGTGCGCCATTCTGAAAGTAGAAGGCTCGGAAGTACTCGACTACGTGGTAGACGAAGGCGTGCAGGTATATGGCGGCTACGGCTTCTCGGCCGACTACCCCATGGACCGCGCCTACCGCGACTCCCGCATCAACCGCATCTTTGAAGGCACGAATGAAATCAACCGCATGCTGGCCGTTGACATGATCCTGAAGAAGGCCATGAAAGGCGAGTTGGACCTGATGGGCCCCGCCCAGGCTGTGCAGCAGGAGCTGATGGCTATTCCTGACTTCAATCTGGAGGAAGAAACCGGTTTGTTTGCCACTGAGAAAAAGACCATTCAGAAGCTGAAGAAGGCTATTCTGATGGTGGCTGGCACGGCCGTGCAGAAGTACATGAACTCGCTCGCTAAAGAGCAGGAGGTACTAATGAACATTGCTGACATGGCCATCAAAGTGTACACCGCGGAGAGCACCCTCCTGCGCGTGGAGAAAGAGGCTGGCGTACAGGGCGAAGAAGCAGTTTCGACCCAGATCGACATTGCCCGCGTGTACCTCTACGACACCGTGGATCAGGTAAACAAGTTTGGTAAAGACGCTATTGCTACCATGACCGAGGGCGACGAGCAGCGCCTGCTGGCTATGGGCCTGAAGCGCTTCACCAAGGCAGACCTCTACAATGCTAAAGAAGCCCGTCGTCGTATTGCCGACCACCTGATTGCCGCCAACGAGTACACCTATTAA
- a CDS encoding HU family DNA-binding protein, with the protein MTKAEVIAEIADKTGIEKADVSATVEAFFKVVKDSMADGNNIYVRGFGSFVNKKRAKKVARNISKNTSIIIDEHFIPSFKPSKTFIGKIKNSKKIKALASA; encoded by the coding sequence GTGACTAAAGCAGAAGTAATCGCCGAAATTGCTGACAAAACCGGCATTGAGAAAGCAGACGTTTCGGCTACCGTAGAAGCCTTCTTCAAAGTTGTGAAGGATTCGATGGCCGATGGCAACAACATCTACGTGCGCGGCTTTGGCAGCTTCGTTAACAAGAAACGCGCGAAGAAAGTAGCCCGCAACATCTCGAAAAACACGTCGATCATTATCGACGAGCACTTCATCCCGAGCTTTAAGCCCTCCAAGACCTTCATCGGCAAGATCAAGAACAGCAAGAAAATCAAAGCACTGGCTAGCGCCTAA
- a CDS encoding acetyl-CoA C-acyltransferase: MNAYIVAGYRTAVGKATRGGFRFTRPDDLAADVIKHLVASVPALDPTRIDDVMVGNAVPEAEQGLQMGRLISLLALPMNVSGLIVNRYCGSGVETIAMAASKITAGMADCIVAGGTESMSMVPTVGWKTVPNYKLAQQHPDYYLGMGLTAEAVAQDYKVSREDQDQFAYNSHQKAIKAIQEGKFKEQIVPITVEETYLDQATGKKKNRSYVVDTDEGPRADTSLEALAKLRPVFAANGSVTAGNSSQTSDGAAFVLVMSERMVKELNLEPIARMITYATEGIDPRIMGMGPIKAIPKALRQAGMKLQDIDLIELNEAFASQSIAITRELDIDESKLNVNGGAIALGHPLGCSGAKLSIQLFHEMRARGKKYGMVTACVGGGQGVAGIYELLK, encoded by the coding sequence ATGAATGCATATATCGTAGCTGGTTACCGCACGGCAGTTGGCAAAGCCACCCGCGGCGGTTTCCGCTTCACCCGCCCCGATGATCTCGCCGCCGACGTCATCAAGCACTTAGTAGCCTCTGTGCCTGCTCTCGACCCCACGCGCATCGACGATGTGATGGTAGGCAACGCGGTACCAGAAGCAGAGCAGGGTCTGCAAATGGGCCGCCTGATTTCGCTGCTGGCGCTGCCCATGAACGTGTCGGGCCTCATCGTGAACCGCTACTGCGGCTCCGGTGTAGAAACCATTGCCATGGCTGCCAGCAAAATCACGGCGGGTATGGCCGACTGCATCGTGGCTGGTGGCACCGAGAGCATGAGCATGGTGCCCACCGTAGGCTGGAAAACGGTGCCTAACTATAAACTGGCTCAGCAGCACCCCGACTACTACCTCGGCATGGGTCTCACGGCCGAAGCTGTAGCGCAGGATTATAAAGTGTCGCGCGAGGACCAGGATCAGTTTGCTTACAACTCGCACCAGAAGGCCATCAAAGCTATTCAGGAAGGCAAGTTTAAGGAGCAGATTGTGCCCATCACCGTAGAGGAAACCTACCTCGATCAGGCTACCGGCAAGAAGAAAAACCGCTCCTACGTAGTAGATACCGACGAAGGCCCGCGTGCCGATACGTCGCTGGAGGCGCTGGCCAAGCTGCGTCCGGTCTTTGCCGCTAACGGTTCAGTAACGGCGGGTAACTCTTCTCAGACTTCTGATGGCGCGGCTTTCGTGCTGGTGATGTCGGAGCGCATGGTGAAGGAGCTAAACCTGGAGCCGATTGCCCGCATGATTACCTATGCCACCGAAGGCATCGACCCGCGCATCATGGGTATGGGCCCCATCAAGGCTATTCCGAAGGCGCTTAGGCAAGCCGGCATGAAGCTCCAAGACATCGACCTGATTGAGTTGAACGAAGCCTTCGCGTCGCAGTCGATTGCTATTACCCGCGAGCTAGACATTGACGAGAGCAAGCTGAACGTGAATGGCGGCGCTATTGCGCTAGGCCACCCACTCGGCTGCTCCGGCGCCAAGCTCAGCATTCAGCTCTTTCATGAGATGCGCGCGCGAGGCAAGAAGTACGGTATGGTAACCGCCTGCGTAGGCGGTGGTCAGGGCGTAGCCGGCATCTACGAATTGCTGAAGTAA
- the recG gene encoding ATP-dependent DNA helicase RecG produces MSNFFQTKLEYLRGVGLQRAQLLQKELGLFTYGDLIQRYPFRYLDRTQFYNICDLHDDLPYVQVKGILRNREVVGEGPKKRMVAKIADASGELDLVWFKGVNYLEKIIKNHQEYIVFGKPTMFNSRPQMAHPELEEVTEAKAGQSYLQPVYNTTEKLKNYHRVDSKAIGRMVFDLLKIALPQVHENLSQDLIRQYGLMDKAMAYQQIHFPQSTDLLQAARFRLKFEELFYVQLKLLRQKTQRKVELAGQIFREVPSLVHFYKNVMPFDLTGAQKRVIHDIYKDFCSGKQMNRLLQGDVGSGKTIVAFISMLMAADNGAQSCLMAPTEILADQHYVGLKEYADLLGLRIGKLTGSTRTAERRVLHEQLRSGEMHMLVGTHALLEDVVQFRNLGLTIMDEQHRFGVAQRSKLWQKNPHVIPHVLVMTATPIPRTLAMTLYGDLDVSVIDELPAGRKPIVTVHRFDANRLKVFQFLRDQINVGRQVYIVYPLIEESEAMADYKDLMDGYESIARAFPEFQISIVHGRMSAAEKDAEMQRFVKKETQIMVATTVIEVGVNVPNASVMVIESTERFGLSQLHQLRGRVGRGAEQSYCILMSGYKLSKDSRTRIETMVRTNNGFEIADIDLKLRGPGDLMGTQQSGVLDLLIADLANDGRILTESRAAAQALLNEDPGLDRPENQPIRRHIESLPATAVNWSRIS; encoded by the coding sequence ATGAGTAACTTCTTTCAAACCAAACTCGAGTATCTGCGCGGAGTAGGATTGCAGCGGGCTCAGCTTTTGCAAAAAGAGCTAGGCCTCTTCACCTACGGCGACCTTATTCAGCGGTACCCGTTCCGCTACCTCGACCGTACTCAGTTTTATAACATCTGTGACCTGCACGACGACCTCCCCTATGTGCAGGTAAAGGGTATTCTGCGGAACCGTGAGGTGGTGGGCGAAGGCCCCAAGAAGCGCATGGTAGCCAAAATTGCCGATGCCAGTGGGGAGCTGGATCTGGTATGGTTCAAGGGCGTGAACTATCTGGAGAAGATCATCAAGAATCATCAGGAGTACATCGTGTTCGGTAAGCCCACGATGTTTAACAGCCGCCCCCAAATGGCGCACCCTGAGCTGGAGGAAGTAACGGAGGCCAAAGCTGGCCAGAGCTACCTGCAGCCCGTTTACAACACTACCGAGAAGCTCAAGAACTATCACCGCGTTGATAGTAAGGCCATTGGCCGGATGGTATTCGACCTGCTCAAGATTGCCCTGCCGCAGGTACACGAGAACCTCTCGCAGGATTTGATTCGGCAGTACGGACTGATGGATAAGGCTATGGCCTACCAGCAGATCCACTTCCCGCAAAGCACCGATTTGCTGCAGGCCGCGCGGTTCCGGCTGAAGTTTGAAGAGCTGTTTTACGTGCAGCTAAAGCTCCTGCGCCAGAAAACCCAGCGCAAGGTGGAGCTGGCGGGCCAGATCTTCAGAGAGGTACCATCTCTGGTGCACTTCTATAAGAACGTGATGCCTTTTGACCTCACTGGAGCTCAAAAGCGCGTAATCCACGATATCTACAAGGATTTCTGCTCTGGCAAGCAGATGAACCGCTTGCTACAAGGCGATGTAGGCTCGGGCAAAACCATTGTGGCCTTCATCAGCATGCTCATGGCCGCCGACAACGGCGCGCAAAGCTGCCTGATGGCCCCCACCGAGATTCTGGCCGATCAGCATTACGTGGGCCTCAAGGAATATGCTGATTTGCTAGGCCTGCGCATTGGCAAGCTCACCGGCAGCACCCGCACCGCTGAGCGGCGCGTGCTGCACGAGCAGCTGCGCAGTGGCGAGATGCACATGCTGGTGGGCACCCACGCCCTGCTAGAGGATGTGGTGCAGTTCCGCAACCTGGGCCTCACCATCATGGATGAGCAGCACCGCTTTGGGGTGGCTCAACGCTCAAAGCTGTGGCAAAAGAACCCGCACGTAATTCCGCACGTGCTCGTAATGACGGCCACGCCCATCCCGCGCACGCTGGCCATGACGCTCTACGGCGACCTGGACGTATCAGTAATTGATGAGCTGCCGGCCGGTCGTAAGCCCATTGTCACGGTGCACCGCTTTGATGCCAACCGGCTTAAGGTGTTCCAATTCCTTCGCGACCAGATTAACGTGGGCCGCCAAGTATACATTGTGTATCCGCTGATTGAGGAAAGCGAGGCCATGGCCGACTACAAGGACCTGATGGATGGCTACGAGAGTATTGCCCGCGCCTTCCCCGAGTTCCAGATCAGTATTGTGCACGGCCGCATGAGTGCCGCCGAAAAGGATGCTGAAATGCAGCGCTTCGTGAAGAAGGAGACCCAGATTATGGTGGCAACCACCGTAATCGAGGTAGGCGTGAATGTGCCCAATGCTTCCGTAATGGTCATTGAAAGCACTGAGCGGTTTGGTCTTTCCCAACTGCACCAGCTACGTGGCCGCGTGGGTAGGGGCGCTGAGCAGAGCTACTGCATCCTGATGTCGGGCTATAAGCTAAGTAAAGACTCCCGCACCCGCATTGAGACCATGGTGCGCACCAACAACGGGTTTGAAATTGCCGACATCGACCTGAAGTTACGTGGTCCCGGCGACCTGATGGGCACCCAACAAAGCGGGGTGCTTGACCTACTTATTGCTGATCTGGCCAATGATGGGCGGATTCTCACCGAGTCGAGAGCCGCAGCTCAGGCCCTGCTCAACGAGGACCCTGGCCTAGACCGCCCGGAGAATCAGCCCATTCGGCGGCACATTGAGAGTTTACCTGCTACGGCCGTCAACTGGAGCCGTATTAGCTAG
- the gldD gene encoding gliding motility lipoprotein GldD: MADFRILRGWGAVLTLLGLAASCTSAPDFTPKPKGYNRIDLPPHAYQQLAPGHPYTFQYSRYAKILRDSSYLAQPHWINVYYPQLHANVQITYANLQRNKQLSNKLLEDARKLTSKHQIKATAIDESVLKTPNGMRVAVFELQGDVPSQFQFYTTDSTKNFFRGALYFRTATANDSLAPVIDYVKKDIVQLLNTLKYQ; the protein is encoded by the coding sequence ATGGCCGATTTTCGAATTCTGCGCGGATGGGGCGCTGTACTTACGCTGCTAGGCTTAGCGGCGAGCTGCACCTCTGCCCCGGACTTTACGCCCAAGCCGAAAGGCTACAACCGTATTGATTTGCCCCCGCACGCCTACCAACAGCTGGCGCCCGGCCACCCGTACACGTTTCAGTATTCGCGCTACGCCAAAATCCTTCGTGATTCCTCTTATCTGGCGCAGCCGCACTGGATCAATGTGTACTACCCGCAGCTACATGCCAACGTACAGATTACCTACGCCAACCTCCAGCGCAACAAGCAGCTCAGCAATAAATTACTGGAGGATGCCCGCAAGCTTACCAGCAAGCACCAGATTAAGGCCACGGCTATTGATGAAAGCGTGCTGAAAACGCCTAATGGCATGCGGGTAGCGGTATTCGAGTTGCAGGGTGATGTTCCCAGCCAGTTCCAGTTTTACACCACCGATAGCACGAAGAACTTTTTCCGCGGAGCCCTTTACTTCCGGACCGCCACCGCCAACGACTCCTTGGCGCCGGTCATCGACTACGTGAAGAAAGACATTGTGCAACTGCTCAATACGCTGAAGTATCAATGA
- a CDS encoding tetratricopeptide repeat protein has translation MARNSSKHQLILLALAVALVAGLFLLPKVIVKPKAGKGELAQDAARTANRDNGAAAPSTASVDMMGKPEGATAEQPHMTVAPAKRQEINTLLAKYNAEAELGAKLRLATELADKYKAIERFDSAGYYLEQVALTRPGEQAWKRAADQYFEAYSFATTEERQKMLGAKCEELYGRVLKNNPDNLDAKTNLGMALMASSNPVQGITLLREVLAVDPRNEKVLYNLGLLAIQSNQFDKAVERFQELTKVNPENVNGQFYLGVALAQTGVKEGARQAFQKAKSLSTDPGLAASVDEQLQKLQ, from the coding sequence ATGGCGCGTAACTCCTCAAAGCATCAACTAATACTTCTCGCCTTGGCGGTGGCCCTAGTGGCCGGTTTGTTTTTGCTGCCCAAGGTGATTGTGAAGCCCAAAGCAGGAAAAGGTGAACTTGCTCAGGACGCTGCCCGTACAGCTAACCGCGATAACGGCGCAGCAGCTCCCTCTACGGCTTCTGTGGATATGATGGGCAAGCCCGAAGGGGCAACAGCCGAGCAGCCGCACATGACGGTGGCTCCGGCTAAACGTCAGGAAATTAACACGCTGCTTGCCAAGTACAACGCGGAAGCAGAATTAGGCGCTAAGCTACGGCTGGCTACTGAACTGGCCGACAAGTACAAAGCCATTGAGCGTTTTGACAGTGCTGGCTACTATCTGGAGCAAGTAGCCCTGACTCGCCCCGGCGAGCAGGCCTGGAAGCGGGCCGCCGATCAGTATTTCGAAGCGTATAGCTTTGCAACTACGGAGGAGCGGCAGAAAATGCTGGGTGCCAAGTGTGAGGAACTGTACGGGCGAGTGTTGAAGAACAACCCCGACAACCTCGACGCCAAAACCAATTTGGGTATGGCGCTGATGGCTAGCTCTAACCCGGTGCAGGGTATCACGTTGCTACGCGAAGTGCTGGCCGTGGATCCGCGCAACGAAAAGGTATTGTATAACCTTGGTTTACTGGCTATTCAGAGCAATCAGTTCGACAAAGCGGTTGAACGTTTTCAAGAGCTAACTAAAGTAAATCCTGAAAACGTCAACGGACAGTTTTATCTTGGCGTCGCGTTAGCTCAAACTGGCGTGAAAGAGGGAGCCCGTCAGGCCTTCCAGAAAGCCAAGAGTCTCAGCACCGATCCGGGCCTAGCCGCTTCAGTGGATGAGCAACTTCAAAAGCTGCAATAG
- a CDS encoding Glu/Leu/Phe/Val family dehydrogenase gives MANEQVQGKDFYESVLRFYDHAASFSKLDPGIIAQIRACNSIYKVNFPVEIDGHVQVFEGIRVQHSHHKLPSKGGIRYSVYVDEEEVMALATLMTFKCALVDVPFGGAKGGVKINPRTTPVHVLERVTRRYATELIKKNLIGPGMDVPAPDYGTSGREMAWIADTYMTFKYGDTSALGCVTGKPVGQGGIRGRTEATGLGVFYGLRELLLDEPMLKKVGLSSGVAGKRIIVQGLGNVGYYAAHFCQQDGALITGIAEREGGIYNEGGLDVAAVFKHRQETGSVLGFPGAKDIAESLDLLEYECDVLIPAALENQIHEGNATKIKAKIIAEGANGPTTQGAEKILLEKGIIILPDLYLNAGGVTVSYFEWLKNLSNVRFGRMGKRAEEGAMRRLVATIERTTGKSITPEERQQIVHGADEIDLVRSGLEDTMITAYQSIRKVMDEVEGITDLRTAAFYAAIEKIGVSYQSLGIFP, from the coding sequence ATGGCTAACGAACAGGTACAGGGTAAAGACTTTTATGAAAGTGTGCTGCGGTTCTATGACCATGCAGCAAGCTTCTCGAAGCTGGACCCCGGCATTATTGCCCAAATTCGGGCGTGCAACAGCATTTACAAGGTAAACTTCCCGGTAGAGATAGACGGCCACGTGCAGGTCTTTGAGGGAATTAGGGTGCAGCACAGCCACCATAAACTGCCCAGTAAAGGTGGTATCCGCTACAGCGTGTACGTGGATGAAGAGGAGGTAATGGCACTGGCTACGCTCATGACCTTTAAGTGTGCGCTGGTTGATGTGCCGTTTGGGGGAGCCAAAGGGGGGGTGAAAATCAATCCTCGTACTACTCCCGTGCATGTGCTGGAGCGCGTAACACGCCGCTATGCCACGGAGCTGATTAAGAAGAACCTTATTGGCCCCGGTATGGATGTACCTGCGCCTGACTATGGCACCAGCGGCCGCGAAATGGCCTGGATTGCTGACACCTATATGACCTTCAAGTACGGCGATACCAGTGCCCTAGGCTGCGTAACCGGTAAGCCAGTAGGCCAGGGGGGTATTCGGGGCCGGACCGAGGCCACTGGCCTAGGGGTGTTTTACGGCTTGCGTGAGCTGCTGCTAGATGAGCCAATGCTGAAAAAGGTAGGCCTGAGCAGTGGCGTGGCCGGTAAGCGCATCATTGTGCAGGGCCTGGGTAATGTAGGCTACTATGCGGCTCATTTCTGCCAGCAAGATGGCGCCTTAATTACGGGCATTGCGGAGCGGGAGGGAGGCATCTACAACGAAGGTGGCCTAGACGTAGCGGCAGTGTTCAAGCACCGTCAGGAAACCGGCTCGGTGCTAGGCTTCCCCGGTGCGAAAGATATTGCAGAGTCGCTGGATCTGCTTGAGTATGAGTGCGACGTACTGATTCCGGCAGCCCTGGAAAATCAGATCCATGAAGGCAACGCAACCAAGATCAAGGCTAAAATTATTGCCGAAGGTGCCAACGGCCCTACCACGCAGGGAGCTGAGAAAATCCTGCTGGAAAAAGGTATTATCATTCTGCCCGACCTGTACCTGAACGCGGGTGGTGTAACGGTGTCCTACTTTGAGTGGCTTAAAAATCTCTCAAATGTGCGCTTTGGCCGAATGGGCAAGCGCGCTGAAGAAGGTGCTATGCGCCGCTTAGTAGCCACTATTGAGCGCACTACAGGCAAATCCATTACGCCCGAAGAGCGCCAGCAGATTGTGCATGGCGCCGACGAAATTGACTTGGTGCGCTCCGGCCTGGAAGACACCATGATTACGGCTTACCAATCTATCCGGAAGGTGATGGATGAAGTAGAAGGTATTACTGACCTGCGCACGGCGGCCTTCTACGCGGCCATCGAGAAAATAGGAGTGAGCTATCAGTCGCTGGGTATTTTCCCGTAG
- the mutY gene encoding A/G-specific adenine glycosylase: MSSILSTSPQPWFAQRLLDWYPRHRRDLPWRNTRNPYAIWLSEVILQQTRVKQGLPYYLDFITSYPTVQELAAAPPDEVLRHWQGLGYYSRARNMHHTAQQVAGEYNGQFPSSYAELLKLRGVGQYTAAAIASFAYDEKVAVLDGNVFRVLARVFGVTQDIAAPASRKIFQQLADTLIPADQPAEFNQAIMEFGAIQCTPAKPDCLFCPLQTECYAFQHGMVQELPVKSKAKAARTRYFHYLVLRHNDTVYMRKRGPKDIWEGLYDFALQETGSAELSVASVVNAVEAVGGRLATDRAEEPTTAMRHILSHQKVEARFHPIWLSEPLDVKAAGAAGLVAYSATDIERLPKPVIITNFISNLSF, from the coding sequence TTGAGTTCAATTCTTTCTACCTCCCCCCAACCCTGGTTTGCGCAACGTTTATTGGACTGGTACCCGCGCCACCGCCGCGACCTGCCCTGGCGGAACACGCGCAACCCATATGCCATCTGGCTTTCCGAAGTAATCCTGCAGCAAACCCGTGTGAAACAAGGGCTACCGTATTACCTCGATTTTATTACCTCCTACCCAACCGTACAGGAACTGGCAGCCGCCCCCCCGGATGAGGTGCTGCGGCACTGGCAGGGCCTGGGCTATTATTCGCGGGCCCGGAACATGCACCATACGGCCCAGCAGGTAGCGGGAGAATACAATGGCCAATTTCCTAGCTCTTATGCTGAGTTGCTGAAGCTACGCGGTGTAGGCCAGTATACCGCTGCGGCTATTGCCTCGTTTGCCTATGATGAGAAAGTAGCCGTGCTCGATGGCAACGTGTTCCGGGTGCTGGCCCGCGTGTTTGGCGTAACGCAGGATATTGCCGCTCCCGCCAGCCGCAAGATTTTCCAGCAGCTCGCCGATACGCTCATTCCGGCCGACCAGCCGGCGGAGTTCAACCAGGCTATTATGGAGTTTGGCGCTATTCAGTGTACGCCCGCCAAGCCCGATTGCCTGTTTTGTCCGCTCCAGACGGAGTGCTATGCTTTTCAGCACGGCATGGTGCAGGAGCTTCCCGTCAAGAGCAAGGCCAAAGCCGCCCGCACCCGCTATTTCCACTACCTCGTGTTGCGCCACAACGATACCGTTTATATGAGGAAGCGTGGCCCCAAAGACATCTGGGAAGGCCTATACGATTTCGCACTTCAAGAAACAGGCTCAGCGGAGTTGTCTGTGGCCTCCGTAGTCAACGCAGTAGAAGCAGTAGGGGGCCGGTTGGCTACGGATCGGGCAGAAGAGCCTACCACTGCTATGCGTCACATTCTAAGTCATCAGAAAGTAGAGGCTCGCTTCCACCCTATATGGCTTTCAGAACCCTTGGACGTAAAGGCGGCCGGGGCGGCCGGCTTAGTGGCCTACAGTGCTACTGATATTGAACGGCTGCCTAAGCCCGTAATCATCACTAATTTTATTAGCAATCTATCGTTTTAA
- a CDS encoding single-stranded DNA-binding protein has product MASVNKVILVGHLGKDPEVRHLEGGNSVANFTMATNEYYKDKQGTRVERTEWHNIAAWRNLAELAEKYLRKGHQVYVEGRIRTRQYQDKDNQTRYITEIIAEEITMLSSGRAAGAEAQPVTAAAAEEPTTFRQEPELNQLPF; this is encoded by the coding sequence ATGGCAAGCGTCAACAAAGTCATTCTCGTAGGCCACTTAGGTAAAGACCCCGAAGTTCGTCATCTGGAAGGTGGCAACTCGGTGGCGAACTTTACCATGGCTACTAATGAGTACTATAAAGACAAGCAAGGCACCCGAGTAGAGCGTACTGAGTGGCACAACATTGCCGCGTGGCGCAATCTGGCGGAGCTAGCTGAAAAGTACCTGCGCAAGGGCCACCAGGTATATGTGGAGGGCCGGATCCGGACTCGTCAGTACCAGGATAAGGATAATCAAACCCGCTACATCACGGAAATCATTGCGGAGGAAATTACTATGCTGAGCAGTGGTCGTGCTGCTGGCGCTGAAGCCCAGCCGGTTACTGCCGCTGCTGCCGAGGAGCCTACCACTTTCCGGCAGGAACCAGAACTGAATCAATTGCCGTTTTAG